The Flavobacterium faecale genome has a segment encoding these proteins:
- a CDS encoding ATP-binding cassette domain-containing protein yields MFEIKNLTAGYSSETSAIHDINITIPKNEICSIIGSNGAGKTTLLKGIMGLLPSKSGEIIFDGTDITNFDSEAISQLGIGYVPQGRMIFPYLTVEENLLLGCEVRKMNLKKALEIGYDYFPDLKGISKRKGGMLSGGQQQQLAIARMLVIEPKMILLDEPAEGIQPNVVQEIGRILQKVTSELNVSVLLVEQFVGFALDLSHSYYFLQGGEITKNGRITEENKAQIIDSIKL; encoded by the coding sequence ATGTTTGAAATAAAAAACTTGACCGCTGGATATTCTTCAGAAACCTCAGCCATTCACGACATCAATATAACCATTCCCAAGAACGAAATTTGCTCTATTATAGGAAGCAATGGAGCGGGAAAAACCACGCTTCTTAAAGGAATCATGGGACTATTACCTTCTAAATCCGGAGAGATTATCTTTGACGGCACAGATATTACTAATTTTGATTCGGAAGCCATATCTCAATTAGGCATTGGCTACGTTCCACAAGGTAGAATGATTTTCCCGTACTTAACTGTTGAAGAAAATCTTCTACTAGGATGCGAAGTACGAAAAATGAACTTGAAAAAAGCACTCGAAATTGGATACGATTATTTCCCCGACCTAAAAGGAATTAGTAAACGAAAAGGCGGAATGTTAAGTGGTGGACAACAACAACAATTAGCCATCGCTAGAATGCTTGTCATAGAGCCCAAAATGATTTTACTAGACGAGCCCGCAGAAGGAATTCAGCCTAACGTAGTACAAGAAATTGGAAGAATCCTTCAAAAAGTCACCTCAGAATTGAATGTATCTGTTCTTTTAGTCGAACAATTTGTTGGCTTTGCACTCGATTTATCACACTCCTATTATTTCCTACAAGGTGGAGAAATTACCAAAAACGGAAGAATTACAGAAGAAAATAAAGCTCAAATCATCGACAGTATTAAACTGTAA
- a CDS encoding ATP-binding cassette domain-containing protein: MSRFHQIIPNPIISLRDVEVDFDGYKALNNITIDFPFKGVQFIIGPNGAGKTTILDAICGRVKTSKGIIVYKSEIEIQNKKPESIVHLGISRKFQNPTIFNTQTVFENMKLALITGKNTLWYLFSSKITQEQHDIIDETLAKLNLLEVKHAISGSLSHGQKQWLEIAMSIINKPELLLVDEPIAGMSPNERDKTGELLTQIAQERTVFVVEHDMKFVSNFSTSVLVMHEGRIIDNGTFDKIVNNQEVIEIYLGRQK, from the coding sequence ATGAGTAGATTTCATCAAATAATACCAAACCCCATCATTAGTTTAAGAGATGTTGAAGTAGATTTTGATGGGTACAAAGCACTAAACAACATTACGATCGATTTTCCTTTCAAAGGAGTTCAGTTTATCATTGGCCCAAATGGAGCAGGTAAAACTACCATACTGGACGCTATATGTGGACGTGTGAAAACCTCAAAAGGAATTATTGTATACAAATCTGAAATAGAAATACAGAACAAGAAACCAGAAAGCATCGTTCACTTAGGAATTAGTCGCAAATTTCAAAACCCAACCATTTTCAATACACAAACCGTTTTTGAAAATATGAAATTGGCCTTAATTACTGGAAAAAACACACTATGGTATCTTTTTAGCTCCAAAATCACACAAGAACAACACGACATTATAGATGAGACATTAGCAAAGCTGAATTTATTAGAAGTCAAACATGCCATTAGCGGCTCCTTATCACACGGTCAAAAGCAGTGGCTGGAAATAGCTATGTCCATTATCAACAAACCTGAATTATTATTGGTAGATGAACCTATTGCAGGAATGTCTCCCAACGAAAGAGATAAAACTGGTGAACTACTAACTCAAATTGCTCAGGAAAGAACTGTTTTTGTGGTAGAACACGATATGAAGTTCGTAAGCAATTTTTCTACTTCGGTATTAGTTATGCACGAAGGACGAATCATTGACAACGGTACTTTTGACAAAATAGTCAACAATCAAGAAGTCATCGAAATTTATTTGGGACGACAAAAGTAA
- a CDS encoding urease accessory protein UreE, with product MIITEKIKPENSCPKERISVAVDIEWFESSKRIQHKRARDGKEFQLKFLNENPNLKHGDILFQDEDNNYVINILPCDCLVIVPKNNFETASICYEIGNKHLPLFYDNDALLVPFEKPLFRQLLAMGFEIRQEERALLTPLKTSVAPHVESDSLFSKIMNLTQK from the coding sequence ATGATTATTACAGAAAAAATTAAACCAGAAAATAGTTGCCCCAAAGAAAGAATTTCTGTTGCGGTAGATATTGAATGGTTCGAATCGAGTAAAAGAATTCAGCATAAACGTGCCAGAGATGGTAAGGAGTTTCAACTAAAGTTTCTAAATGAAAACCCGAATTTGAAACACGGAGATATTCTATTTCAAGATGAAGACAACAATTATGTAATCAATATCCTTCCTTGCGATTGTTTGGTAATTGTACCCAAAAACAATTTTGAAACCGCATCAATTTGTTATGAAATTGGTAACAAACATTTGCCTTTGTTTTATGACAATGATGCGCTTTTGGTTCCTTTTGAAAAACCATTGTTCCGACAATTACTAGCCATGGGATTCGAAATTCGTCAAGAAGAAAGAGCCTTGCTGACTCCGCTCAAAACCTCTGTCGCTCCTCATGTAGAAAGTGATAGTTTGTTTTCTAAAATTATGAATCTAACTCAAAAATAA
- a CDS encoding urease accessory protein UreD, whose product MISKVTIESVEKRGITELKSVFCLTPFKVVEVREDKKNPLLELMLMSSSPGVLDNDELSFDYLIAENCQVEMTTQSFQRLFTMENSAVQKTNVVVKENAFLSYLPQPTVPHKDSNFKSVNTIHLEKNAAVVWGEIFTCGRKLKDEIFQFTQFQSLTKIIQEEKLVYFENLFLNPTKRNPLNIGQYEGFTHQLSLVYIDDACDIPDLKKQLDSFLEDKQCTFGISETATNGLSIKILDFKAEKLLTLMKQLTQIIKNGRL is encoded by the coding sequence ATGATTTCAAAGGTTACTATAGAATCAGTTGAAAAACGAGGCATAACGGAATTGAAATCTGTTTTTTGTTTGACACCTTTTAAAGTGGTTGAGGTGAGAGAAGACAAGAAGAATCCGCTGTTAGAATTGATGTTGATGAGTTCTTCTCCCGGCGTTTTGGATAATGACGAATTGAGTTTTGATTATTTGATTGCCGAGAACTGCCAAGTAGAGATGACTACACAGTCTTTTCAAAGGTTGTTTACCATGGAAAACAGCGCGGTTCAAAAAACGAATGTTGTGGTTAAGGAAAATGCTTTTCTATCCTATTTGCCACAACCTACTGTGCCTCATAAAGATTCCAATTTTAAAAGTGTAAATACCATTCATTTAGAAAAAAATGCTGCTGTTGTTTGGGGCGAAATTTTCACTTGTGGTCGAAAATTAAAAGACGAAATTTTTCAGTTTACCCAGTTTCAAAGTTTGACTAAAATCATCCAAGAGGAAAAACTCGTTTATTTCGAAAATTTATTTTTAAATCCAACCAAGCGAAACCCACTTAATATTGGACAATATGAAGGATTTACACATCAACTTAGTTTAGTTTACATTGATGATGCTTGTGATATTCCAGATTTAAAAAAACAATTGGATTCGTTTTTAGAAGATAAACAATGTACGTTTGGTATTTCTGAAACCGCAACCAATGGTTTGTCTATTAAAATATTAGACTTTAAGGCCGAGAAATTATTAACTCTAATGAAACAATTAACTCAGATTATAAAAAATGGTCGACTTTAA
- the urtA gene encoding urea ABC transporter substrate-binding protein encodes MKKLILGFTALVLITSCKKKDDSAATTDAVKVGVLHSLSGTMAISETDCKNATLLAIEEINAAGGVLGKQIEPITEDGASDWPNFTEKATKLIDQDEVKAVFGCWTSSSRKAVLPVFESKNNLLFYPVQYEGMEASKNVIYTGAAPNQQILPAVDYLIKEGKKKFFLVGSDYVFPRTANKIIKAKLELAGYQIVGEEYAPLGHTDFTSIVQKIKSSGADAVLNTINGDSNIGFFKQMKSNGLVAPAVTCMSFSIAEVELKGIGLDIMEGQLTAWNYFMSMPGAANEKFIKAYQAKYGADKVTDDPIEAAYFGVYLWKAAVEKANSFEPADVQKAIGGISFDAPEGKVSIDPITNHTVKNFMIGKANSKGQFDIVYQSEGMIKADPFPSIATDKKVIAPGVIK; translated from the coding sequence ATGAAAAAATTAATTTTAGGATTTACAGCATTAGTGCTTATAACATCATGTAAAAAAAAGGACGACTCAGCAGCCACTACAGATGCTGTAAAAGTTGGTGTATTGCACTCTTTATCTGGGACAATGGCTATTTCGGAAACAGATTGTAAAAATGCAACCTTGTTAGCTATTGAAGAAATTAATGCTGCAGGCGGTGTTTTGGGTAAACAAATTGAACCTATAACTGAAGACGGTGCCTCTGACTGGCCTAATTTTACTGAAAAAGCAACCAAATTAATTGATCAAGACGAAGTGAAAGCCGTTTTTGGATGTTGGACCTCTTCTAGTAGAAAAGCAGTACTTCCTGTTTTTGAATCAAAAAACAATCTTTTATTCTATCCAGTACAATATGAAGGAATGGAAGCTTCGAAAAATGTAATCTATACAGGAGCAGCTCCCAACCAACAAATACTCCCCGCAGTTGACTATTTAATAAAAGAAGGGAAAAAGAAATTTTTCTTAGTAGGATCTGATTACGTATTTCCAAGAACAGCTAATAAAATAATCAAAGCTAAATTAGAATTAGCAGGATATCAAATTGTTGGTGAAGAATATGCTCCTCTAGGACATACCGACTTTACTTCAATCGTTCAAAAAATTAAAAGTTCTGGTGCTGATGCAGTATTAAACACTATTAATGGTGATAGTAACATTGGTTTCTTCAAACAAATGAAATCTAACGGACTTGTTGCTCCAGCCGTAACTTGTATGTCTTTCTCCATTGCTGAGGTTGAACTAAAAGGTATTGGACTCGACATTATGGAAGGACAATTAACCGCTTGGAATTATTTTATGAGTATGCCAGGTGCGGCTAACGAAAAATTCATCAAAGCATATCAAGCAAAATATGGTGCTGACAAAGTTACTGATGACCCAATCGAAGCAGCTTATTTTGGAGTATACCTATGGAAGGCAGCAGTAGAAAAAGCAAATTCATTTGAACCAGCAGATGTTCAAAAAGCAATTGGTGGTATTAGCTTTGACGCACCAGAAGGAAAAGTCTCTATCGATCCAATCACTAACCATACTGTTAAAAACTTCATGATTGGAAAAGCAAATAGTAAAGGACAATTTGACATTGTATACCAATCAGAAGGAATGATCAAGGCAGATCCTTTTCCTAGTATCGCAACGGACAAAAAGGTCATTGCTCCAGGAGTAATTAAATAA
- the ureC gene encoding urease subunit alpha, whose product MEINRIKYANMFGPTVGDKVRLADTELFIEIEKDFAVYGEESKFGGGKTIRDGMAQSARAMRHEGVLDFVITNCIVIDHWGIVKGDIGIKDGKIVGVGRAGNPDTMDGISENMIIGASTEVHSGAGMIVTAGGIDTHIHFICPQQIDHALYSGVTTMIGGGTGPADGTNATTVTPGAWNIQKMLESAEAFPMNLGFFGKGNCSTTAPLVEQIEAGALGLKIHEDWGATPATIDASLKIADEYDIQVAIHTDTLNESGFLEDTINAIDGRVIHTFHTEGAGGGHAPDIIKSAMYPNVLPSSTNPTRPFTINTIDEHLDMLMVCHHLDKSVPEDVAFADSRIRPETIAAEDILHDMGVFSMMSSDSQAMGRVSEVVIRTWQTAHKNKIQRGFLEEDEANQNDNFRVKRYIAKYTINPAISHGISKHVGSIEAGKLADLVLWKPALFGVKPELIIKGGMIIAGRMGDPNASIPTPQPVIYRPMFGAYGKALHKTCVTFVSKISIENKTIEKYQLNKMILPVENCRNIGKKDLIHNDKTPNIEVNPENYKVSVDGVHITCEPLSELPMAQRYFLF is encoded by the coding sequence ATGGAAATTAATAGAATAAAATATGCCAACATGTTTGGCCCAACAGTTGGAGATAAAGTAAGATTGGCCGATACTGAATTGTTTATCGAAATCGAAAAGGATTTTGCTGTTTATGGCGAAGAATCCAAATTTGGTGGAGGGAAAACCATTCGCGATGGTATGGCACAATCTGCACGAGCAATGCGTCATGAAGGGGTGTTGGACTTTGTAATCACCAATTGTATCGTGATCGATCATTGGGGAATTGTAAAAGGAGATATCGGAATCAAAGACGGAAAAATTGTAGGTGTAGGTAGAGCTGGAAATCCAGACACTATGGACGGAATTTCCGAAAACATGATTATTGGTGCTTCTACCGAAGTGCATTCGGGAGCTGGAATGATTGTTACCGCGGGAGGAATTGATACGCATATTCATTTTATCTGTCCACAACAAATCGACCATGCTTTATATAGTGGTGTCACAACCATGATTGGTGGTGGTACTGGTCCTGCTGACGGAACCAACGCTACAACGGTAACTCCGGGCGCTTGGAATATTCAAAAAATGCTCGAAAGTGCCGAAGCTTTCCCAATGAATTTAGGTTTTTTCGGAAAAGGAAACTGTTCCACAACAGCTCCTTTGGTAGAACAAATCGAAGCAGGAGCGTTGGGGTTAAAAATCCATGAAGATTGGGGAGCAACACCTGCGACGATTGATGCTTCGTTGAAAATTGCTGATGAATACGATATTCAAGTTGCGATACATACAGATACACTTAATGAAAGCGGATTTCTAGAAGATACAATCAATGCCATCGACGGAAGAGTAATTCATACTTTCCATACCGAAGGTGCTGGTGGTGGTCATGCTCCCGATATTATAAAATCGGCCATGTACCCAAATGTGTTGCCATCAAGTACCAACCCAACCCGACCGTTTACTATTAATACAATTGATGAACATTTGGATATGCTTATGGTGTGTCATCATTTGGACAAATCGGTGCCCGAAGACGTAGCTTTTGCCGATTCTAGAATTCGACCAGAAACCATTGCTGCCGAAGATATTTTGCACGATATGGGAGTCTTTAGTATGATGAGTAGTGATTCTCAAGCTATGGGAAGGGTGAGTGAAGTAGTAATTAGAACTTGGCAAACGGCTCATAAAAATAAAATTCAACGTGGATTTCTTGAGGAAGACGAAGCCAATCAAAACGATAACTTTAGAGTGAAACGTTATATCGCTAAATACACTATCAACCCTGCAATTTCACACGGAATTTCAAAACATGTAGGTTCTATCGAAGCTGGAAAACTGGCTGATTTAGTATTGTGGAAACCTGCTTTATTTGGGGTAAAACCAGAATTAATCATCAAAGGTGGAATGATCATCGCAGGAAGAATGGGAGATCCAAATGCTTCTATCCCAACTCCGCAACCCGTAATTTATCGCCCGATGTTTGGAGCTTATGGAAAAGCATTGCACAAAACCTGTGTGACTTTTGTTTCGAAAATTTCGATCGAAAATAAAACCATTGAAAAGTACCAATTGAATAAAATGATTTTGCCAGTTGAAAATTGCAGAAACATTGGTAAAAAAGATTTAATACACAACGATAAAACGCCAAACATCGAAGTCAATCCAGAGAATTACAAAGTAAGTGTAGATGGAGTACATATTACTTGTGAACCTTTGTCAGAACTTCCCATGGCACAACGTTATTTTTTATTTTAG
- a CDS encoding urease accessory protein UreF, producing MTNSLLNLLHLSDPTLPIGGFSHSYGLETYTQKEIVKSTDEVEMFLNEMLHHSVLYNEASFISLVYDACKNGNWQQIIEMDALCNASKLPKEIRTASQKLGVRLQKIFNPLIQTDFTQKVALAIKNKELHGNYCILYAIYAFELKIEKKEALEGFFYNVTIGYITNAVKLIPLSQDSGQLLLFKLLPSLAQLAQKAMQPDMDLLGCSSAAFDIRAMEHENLYSRLYMS from the coding sequence ATGACCAATTCATTATTGAATTTACTGCACCTTTCAGATCCTACTTTGCCTATTGGAGGTTTTTCACATTCGTATGGGCTAGAGACTTATACCCAAAAAGAGATTGTGAAATCAACAGATGAGGTAGAAATGTTTTTGAACGAAATGCTACATCATAGTGTCCTGTACAACGAAGCTTCTTTCATCAGTTTGGTTTATGATGCCTGCAAAAACGGAAATTGGCAACAAATAATCGAAATGGATGCATTGTGCAATGCGTCCAAATTACCAAAAGAGATAAGAACGGCTAGCCAAAAATTGGGGGTTCGTTTACAGAAAATATTCAACCCTTTAATTCAAACCGATTTTACCCAAAAAGTTGCTTTAGCCATAAAAAACAAAGAGCTTCATGGTAATTACTGTATTTTGTATGCCATTTATGCTTTCGAACTAAAAATTGAAAAGAAAGAAGCACTTGAAGGTTTTTTCTATAATGTGACCATAGGATACATTACCAATGCAGTCAAACTGATTCCGCTAAGTCAGGATTCAGGGCAATTACTATTGTTTAAATTGTTACCTAGTTTGGCACAATTGGCACAAAAAGCAATGCAGCCCGATATGGATTTATTAGGGTGCAGTTCGGCGGCTTTTGACATTAGAGCGATGGAGCACGAAAATTTATATTCTAGATTATACATGTCTTAA
- the urtB gene encoding urea ABC transporter permease subunit UrtB, with amino-acid sequence MDFIPFIFNGLSISSILLLTAIGLSIVFGMMGVINFAHGEFIMIGCYSSYIVSLALGSEGSWLTLFFAFIISFVLSFGIGFLVEKFIIKRLYARPLDSILATWGVSLILQQLARNIFGSNNVDAPMPKILNEGWKINDAITLPYNRILIIFISISICLFVYYFMYKTPKGRILQSVMQNRSMASCIGINTKKADSFTFSFGCGLAGIAGICISMLGSIGPSTGQNYIIDTFLVVILGGIGGLRGSILGALLIGMCNPFIEYYTTSSMAKVIILVMVLVTLQYKPQGLSPMKDRTID; translated from the coding sequence ATGGACTTTATACCATTTATATTCAACGGACTAAGCATTAGCTCCATTTTACTACTAACCGCAATAGGACTTAGTATTGTTTTTGGAATGATGGGTGTAATTAATTTTGCCCATGGGGAATTCATCATGATTGGTTGCTACAGCAGCTACATTGTAAGCCTTGCATTAGGAAGCGAAGGATCTTGGCTAACTTTATTTTTTGCCTTTATCATTTCATTTGTACTCTCATTTGGAATTGGCTTTCTGGTCGAAAAATTTATTATTAAACGATTATATGCTCGACCCCTAGACAGTATTTTGGCAACCTGGGGTGTGAGTTTGATTTTACAACAATTAGCACGAAATATTTTTGGTTCTAATAACGTAGATGCACCAATGCCAAAGATATTAAACGAAGGATGGAAAATAAACGATGCAATCACCCTTCCCTACAATCGAATATTAATTATTTTCATCTCTATATCCATTTGTCTTTTTGTCTATTACTTCATGTACAAAACTCCTAAAGGAAGAATTCTACAATCGGTAATGCAAAATCGCTCTATGGCATCATGTATTGGTATCAATACAAAAAAAGCAGATTCATTTACCTTTTCATTTGGATGTGGACTTGCAGGAATCGCTGGTATTTGCATCTCGATGTTGGGATCAATTGGGCCATCGACCGGTCAAAACTACATTATTGACACCTTCTTGGTAGTAATTTTAGGTGGAATTGGAGGATTACGAGGTTCTATTCTTGGTGCCTTATTAATCGGAATGTGTAATCCATTTATCGAATATTATACAACCTCTAGTATGGCGAAAGTTATCATATTGGTAATGGTATTGGTCACTTTACAATACAAACCACAAGGATTATCTCCAATGAAAGATAGAACTATTGATTAA
- the ureA gene encoding urease subunit gamma, giving the protein MHLNPKEIEKLLLYTAGEVALKRKNRGLKLNYPEAIALISADLLEAVRDGKTVAELMQYGTTILTREDVMEGIPEMIHDIQIEATFPDGTKLVTVHNPIK; this is encoded by the coding sequence ATGCACCTGAATCCGAAAGAAATCGAAAAATTACTTCTCTATACTGCTGGAGAAGTTGCTCTTAAAAGAAAAAATAGAGGTTTGAAATTGAATTATCCCGAAGCTATAGCATTAATAAGTGCAGACTTATTAGAAGCTGTTCGTGACGGAAAGACCGTTGCCGAGCTGATGCAGTACGGAACGACCATCCTAACTAGGGAAGATGTAATGGAAGGAATTCCAGAAATGATACATGATATACAAATAGAAGCCACTTTTCCTGATGGAACCAAATTAGTAACCGTACATAATCCTATCAAATGA
- the ureB gene encoding urease subunit beta, whose protein sequence is MIPGEYILRTEPIGINVNKRTISIEVINKGDRPVQIGSHYHFFEVNKQMSFDRMPTLGMRLNIAAGTAVRFEPGEEKEVELVEMSGDKTVYGFNNLVDTTITDANRDSIEQKLKEFLK, encoded by the coding sequence ATGATACCAGGTGAATACATACTTAGAACAGAACCAATAGGAATTAATGTCAACAAAAGAACTATTTCTATTGAAGTGATTAATAAAGGTGATCGTCCTGTACAAATAGGTTCGCATTATCATTTTTTTGAAGTGAACAAACAAATGAGTTTTGATCGAATGCCAACCTTAGGAATGCGATTGAATATTGCAGCTGGAACGGCGGTGCGATTTGAACCAGGTGAAGAAAAAGAAGTAGAACTAGTAGAAATGAGTGGTGACAAAACCGTTTATGGTTTTAATAATTTAGTAGATACAACCATCACAGATGCTAATCGTGACAGTATTGAACAAAAACTAAAAGAATTTCTAAAATAA
- the urtC gene encoding urea ABC transporter permease subunit UrtC yields MSEFRLSLLSKFLVFSIVAISVNLLWGYTGILSLGHGVYFALGGYAMAMYMKLQSQPLPDFMEWSGIEVLPWFWAPFKYFPSTLAMIIILPVALALLVGIPLFKSGTKGVYFTIISQAITLIMSILFVGSQGFTGGSNGITGFDGLFGLTLHDPILIKILYLLVVAILIGIYFLSKFMLNSHGGTIIQAIRDRETRLRFLGYKTDSFKIITLATSAAICGIAGALFVPIVGIISPSIMSILMSTEFVIWVAIGGRATLLGPIVGAILINYAKTSFSESMPEYWWYFYGFLFIAATIIVPKGIVGTLLEKKWFNNTFNKLKNE; encoded by the coding sequence ATGTCTGAATTTAGACTTTCCTTATTGAGTAAATTTCTAGTTTTCTCCATTGTGGCTATTTCTGTAAATTTATTATGGGGATACACAGGAATATTAAGTCTTGGTCACGGAGTTTATTTTGCACTTGGCGGCTACGCTATGGCGATGTATATGAAACTACAATCACAACCTTTACCCGATTTCATGGAATGGTCAGGAATCGAAGTTTTACCTTGGTTTTGGGCTCCTTTCAAATATTTCCCTAGCACATTGGCGATGATTATCATTTTACCGGTCGCCCTAGCATTGCTTGTCGGGATACCGCTTTTCAAATCAGGTACAAAAGGAGTTTATTTCACGATTATCAGTCAAGCGATAACACTAATTATGTCTATTCTATTTGTAGGTTCACAAGGATTTACCGGAGGATCAAATGGAATTACTGGTTTTGATGGTTTATTCGGACTTACACTACACGACCCAATACTAATCAAAATACTTTATTTATTAGTTGTTGCGATATTAATAGGAATCTACTTCCTAAGTAAATTCATGCTTAACTCACACGGGGGAACTATCATCCAGGCTATAAGAGACCGCGAAACTAGATTGCGTTTCCTAGGATACAAAACCGATTCGTTTAAGATAATTACATTAGCAACCTCTGCTGCTATTTGTGGTATTGCAGGAGCTTTGTTCGTGCCTATTGTTGGAATTATTTCTCCTTCTATTATGAGTATTTTAATGTCGACCGAATTTGTTATTTGGGTCGCTATTGGAGGAAGAGCTACATTACTAGGTCCTATTGTAGGAGCAATTTTAATCAATTATGCTAAAACAAGTTTTTCTGAATCAATGCCAGAATACTGGTGGTACTTTTATGGTTTCTTATTCATAGCAGCAACCATCATTGTCCCAAAAGGAATTGTTGGTACATTATTGGAGAAAAAATGGTTCAACAACACCTTTAACAAACTTAAAAATGAGTAG
- the ureG gene encoding urease accessory protein UreG, with the protein MSRKYIKIGVAGPVGSGKTALIEKLTRELASQYSLGVITNDIYTQEDAEFLTKNSLLPKERIIGVETGGCPHTAIREDASMNLEAVEEMAERFADIEIIFIESGGDNLSATFSPDLADLTIFVIDVAQGEKIPRKGGPGITRSDLLMINKIDLAPYVNADLGVMERDARKMRNGRPFVFTNLMKRDGLDDVIGWIQKYALLENVVEPNLHR; encoded by the coding sequence ATGAGCAGAAAATATATAAAAATAGGAGTAGCCGGACCAGTCGGTTCAGGAAAAACAGCTCTTATCGAAAAGTTGACACGAGAACTTGCTTCTCAATATTCATTGGGCGTAATTACCAATGACATTTACACACAAGAAGACGCCGAGTTTCTGACCAAAAATAGTTTGTTACCCAAAGAACGAATTATCGGAGTCGAAACGGGAGGTTGTCCGCATACTGCTATTCGTGAGGACGCAAGTATGAATCTCGAAGCCGTGGAAGAAATGGCCGAACGTTTTGCCGATATCGAAATTATTTTTATCGAAAGTGGGGGTGATAATCTGTCGGCTACCTTTAGTCCTGATTTGGCCGACTTAACCATCTTTGTAATTGATGTCGCGCAAGGCGAAAAAATCCCTAGAAAAGGGGGTCCCGGAATTACCCGAAGTGATTTGTTGATGATTAACAAAATCGATTTGGCGCCGTATGTGAACGCCGATTTGGGAGTAATGGAGCGCGATGCCCGAAAAATGCGTAACGGAAGACCGTTTGTTTTTACCAATTTGATGAAGAGAGATGGCTTGGATGATGTAATTGGTTGGATTCAAAAATACGCTCTTTTAGAAAATGTAGTAGAACCAAATTTGCACCGATGA